One window of the Paraburkholderia sp. PGU19 genome contains the following:
- a CDS encoding glutathione binding-like protein, producing MPDPSIFPIAKKWPAAHPERIQLYSLPTPNGVKVSIMLEETGLAYEPHLVRFDTNDQMSPEFMSLNPNNKIPAIIDPNGPDGEPLPLFESGAILIYLADKTGQLMSQRASDRYETIQWVMFQMGGIGPMFGQVGFFHKFAGKEYEDKRPRQRYVNESKRLLSVLNERLATRKWIMGDDYTIADIATFPWVRNLVGFYEASDLVGFDDFPHVKRALDAFLARPAVVRGLDIPKRA from the coding sequence ATGCCTGACCCATCCATTTTCCCGATCGCGAAGAAGTGGCCCGCTGCGCATCCCGAGCGCATCCAGCTTTACTCGCTGCCGACGCCCAACGGCGTCAAGGTGTCGATCATGCTGGAGGAAACAGGTCTCGCGTATGAACCGCATCTGGTGCGCTTCGATACGAATGATCAGATGTCGCCGGAATTCATGTCGCTCAATCCGAACAACAAGATTCCCGCGATCATCGATCCGAACGGCCCCGATGGCGAGCCGCTGCCGCTCTTCGAGTCGGGCGCGATCCTGATCTATCTTGCGGACAAGACGGGACAACTGATGTCGCAGCGCGCGTCGGATCGCTACGAGACCATCCAATGGGTGATGTTCCAGATGGGAGGGATCGGACCGATGTTCGGTCAGGTCGGTTTCTTCCACAAATTCGCGGGCAAGGAGTACGAGGACAAGCGTCCGCGACAGCGCTACGTCAACGAATCGAAGCGGCTGCTCAGCGTGCTGAACGAGCGGCTGGCGACGCGCAAGTGGATCATGGGCGACGACTACACGATTGCCGATATCGCGACGTTCCCGTGGGTGCGCAATCTGGTCGGCTTCTACGAAGCTTCCGATCTTGTCGGCTTTGACGACTTCCCGCATGTGAAGCGCGCGCTCGACGCGTTTCTGGCGCGTCCTGCCGTCGTGCGAGGGTTGGACATCCCGAAGCGCGCGTGA
- a CDS encoding phospholipase C, phosphocholine-specific: protein MTSKNRRDFLRAAAQAAGSATALTMLPLGIRNALAIPANNKTGSIRDIEHIVVLMQENRSFDHYFGTLRGVRGFGDTRAINLPNGKPVWHQPLAGGVGEVLPFRPTAPNLGLQFLQDLPHDWPTTHGAWNGGRNDQWVPNKGTTTMAYLTRDDIPFHYQLADSFTICDAYHCSLMGATDPNRYYMWTGWVGNDGSGGGPVVDNSELGYGWSTYPEVLETAGISWKIYQDIGTGLDANGSWGWTNNPYIGNYGDNSLLYFNQYRNAQPGNPLYEKARTGTNVSAGDTYFDILRKDVQNNQLPQVSWIVAPEAYSEHPNWPANYGAWYVDQVLQILTSNPEVWSKTALLINYDENDGFFDHVSPPFAPSSSANGLSTIDTTNEIYPGGNNGKYAAGPYGLGPRVPMLVVSPWSKGGWVCSEVFDHTSVIQFIEARFGHGHKLSEPNITPWRRTVCGDLTSAFNFKNPNDAFPTLPSTASYKPQDQNRHPDYVPLPPAVGSVPKQEPGVRPARAVPYELFVRINDDSSGKLSMRFVNTGDAGANFLVFEALSADAPRTYTVEAGKRLVDQLPVKADGSYDFTVHGPNGFLRRFAGKQVAQHFWNSHDRANPEVAEGYDVANGNLQLRLKNDGNTRCQFTIVNAYDSGKPLTHTVRGGDSDTVNLDLRHVYGWYDLTITVDSDTSFTRRFAGHVETGKPSMSDPALGGQ from the coding sequence ATGACCTCAAAAAACCGCCGTGATTTCCTGCGAGCCGCCGCCCAGGCAGCCGGCTCCGCCACCGCATTGACGATGCTCCCCCTCGGCATCCGCAATGCGCTCGCAATTCCTGCGAACAACAAAACAGGCAGCATCCGTGATATCGAGCACATCGTCGTGCTGATGCAGGAGAACCGCTCGTTCGATCATTACTTCGGCACGCTGCGAGGCGTGCGCGGCTTCGGCGACACGCGCGCGATCAACCTGCCGAACGGCAAACCGGTGTGGCATCAACCGCTGGCGGGCGGCGTCGGCGAAGTGCTGCCGTTCCGTCCGACGGCGCCGAATCTCGGCCTGCAGTTCCTGCAAGACCTGCCGCACGACTGGCCGACGACGCACGGCGCATGGAACGGCGGCCGCAACGACCAGTGGGTGCCGAACAAGGGCACGACGACGATGGCGTACCTCACGCGCGACGACATCCCGTTTCACTATCAGCTGGCCGACTCGTTCACGATCTGCGACGCGTACCACTGCTCGCTGATGGGCGCGACGGACCCGAACCGCTACTACATGTGGACGGGCTGGGTCGGCAACGACGGCTCGGGCGGAGGCCCTGTCGTCGACAACTCGGAACTGGGTTACGGCTGGTCGACGTATCCCGAGGTGCTGGAAACAGCGGGCATTTCGTGGAAGATTTATCAGGACATCGGCACGGGCCTGGATGCAAATGGATCGTGGGGCTGGACGAACAATCCGTATATCGGCAACTACGGTGACAACTCGTTGCTCTACTTCAACCAGTATCGCAACGCGCAGCCCGGCAATCCGCTGTATGAAAAAGCGCGCACGGGTACGAACGTGTCGGCAGGCGACACGTACTTCGACATCTTGCGCAAGGACGTTCAGAACAACCAGTTGCCGCAGGTGTCGTGGATCGTCGCGCCGGAAGCCTACTCCGAGCATCCGAACTGGCCCGCGAACTATGGCGCGTGGTATGTCGATCAGGTGCTGCAGATCCTGACGTCGAACCCCGAGGTGTGGAGCAAGACCGCGCTGCTCATCAACTATGACGAGAACGACGGTTTCTTCGATCACGTGTCGCCGCCGTTTGCGCCGTCGTCGAGTGCGAATGGTCTGTCGACCATCGACACGACCAACGAAATCTATCCCGGCGGCAACAACGGCAAATATGCGGCCGGCCCCTATGGCCTCGGGCCGCGTGTGCCGATGCTGGTCGTGTCGCCGTGGTCGAAAGGCGGCTGGGTGTGCTCGGAGGTGTTCGATCACACGTCCGTGATCCAGTTCATCGAAGCGCGTTTCGGTCATGGCCACAAGCTGTCGGAGCCGAACATCACGCCGTGGCGTCGAACGGTGTGCGGCGATCTGACGTCGGCGTTCAACTTCAAGAACCCGAACGATGCATTCCCGACGCTGCCGTCCACCGCGTCGTACAAGCCGCAGGATCAGAACCGTCACCCCGACTACGTGCCGCTGCCGCCCGCCGTCGGCTCCGTGCCGAAGCAGGAGCCGGGCGTGCGTCCGGCGCGCGCGGTGCCGTATGAGCTGTTCGTCCGCATCAATGACGACAGCAGCGGCAAGCTCTCGATGCGCTTCGTCAACACGGGCGACGCCGGCGCGAACTTCCTCGTATTCGAAGCGTTAAGCGCCGATGCGCCGCGCACGTACACAGTGGAAGCGGGCAAGCGTCTGGTCGATCAGTTGCCCGTGAAGGCGGATGGTTCGTACGATTTCACGGTGCACGGGCCGAATGGCTTCCTGCGTCGCTTTGCCGGCAAGCAGGTCGCGCAGCATTTCTGGAACAGCCACGATCGCGCGAACCCGGAAGTCGCGGAAGGCTACGACGTGGCGAACGGCAATCTGCAACTGCGCCTGAAGAACGACGGCAACACGCGCTGCCAGTTCACGATCGTCAACGCGTACGATTCGGGCAAGCCACTCACGCACACGGTGCGCGGCGGCGACAGCGATACCGTGAACCTCGATTTGCGTCACGTGTACGGCTGGTACGACCTCACGATCACCGTCGATAGCGACACGTCGTTCACGCGCCGTTTTGCGGGTCACGTCGAGACGGGCAAGCCGAGCATGAGCGATCCGGCGCTGGGCGGGCAGTAA
- the tehA gene encoding dicarboxylate transporter/tellurite-resistance protein TehA, with protein sequence MKSTSISASLFSIVLGLSGLGQSWRVAARMWHVSAAVGEGILLLATSVWCCLLITYVLHALRNPAEVVDEFKHPVAGGTAALLGVSTLLIVQAVFPYSRGLAAALAVAGLAWHLSFALWHTGMLWQGGRDMLDTAPTLYLPTVAGNFTGAAALATMGRPEWGWLLFGAGIFSWLAIEPLIIYRLWHGATLPPEQRPLLGIQFAPPVVGAAAALVLQPGSVDHWIVMLLGYGLFQMLIGLRLGGWLTKHPFAPSWWAYTFGVASATLACMKLAQAGVPPAQTLSVPVFVGANLFIGYLSVRTLAHLFDPSETQCGHRGSIERDRTALRPRASSVQPQAKRTQPVYIGRCLPT encoded by the coding sequence ATGAAAAGCACCTCGATTTCCGCTTCGCTCTTCAGCATCGTGCTCGGTCTGTCCGGCCTCGGCCAGTCATGGCGGGTCGCAGCGCGAATGTGGCATGTGAGCGCCGCGGTCGGCGAAGGGATCCTGCTACTTGCGACGTCCGTCTGGTGCTGCCTGTTGATCACATACGTGCTGCACGCGTTGCGCAATCCCGCCGAAGTCGTCGACGAGTTCAAGCATCCCGTCGCGGGCGGCACAGCTGCGCTGCTCGGCGTGTCGACGCTGCTGATCGTGCAGGCGGTCTTCCCATATTCCCGCGGACTCGCAGCAGCGCTCGCCGTGGCAGGGCTCGCGTGGCATCTGAGTTTCGCGCTGTGGCACACGGGCATGTTGTGGCAGGGCGGGCGCGACATGCTCGACACGGCGCCCACGCTCTATCTGCCGACGGTCGCCGGCAACTTCACAGGCGCGGCGGCGCTCGCTACGATGGGCCGTCCCGAATGGGGCTGGCTGCTGTTCGGTGCGGGCATTTTTTCGTGGCTCGCAATCGAGCCATTGATCATCTATCGCCTGTGGCACGGTGCTACGTTGCCGCCCGAGCAGCGGCCGCTGCTCGGCATCCAGTTCGCGCCGCCCGTCGTTGGCGCAGCGGCCGCGCTGGTGTTGCAGCCAGGTTCCGTCGATCACTGGATCGTGATGCTGCTCGGCTATGGCCTGTTCCAGATGCTGATTGGTTTGCGGCTCGGCGGCTGGCTGACGAAGCATCCGTTCGCGCCATCATGGTGGGCCTATACGTTCGGCGTCGCGTCGGCAACGCTCGCGTGCATGAAACTCGCGCAGGCGGGCGTGCCGCCTGCCCAGACGCTGTCGGTGCCCGTGTTCGTCGGCGCGAATCTGTTCATCGGCTATCTGAGCGTGCGTACGCTGGCGCATCTGTTCGATCCATCGGAGACGCAGTGCGGACATCGCGGCTCGATTGAGCGAGACCGCACGGCATTGCGTCCGCGAGCCTCATCCGTCCAACCGCAAGCAAAGCGCACTCAACCCGTCTATATTGGTCGCTGTTTGCCGACTTAA